The Equus asinus isolate D_3611 breed Donkey chromosome 4, EquAss-T2T_v2, whole genome shotgun sequence genome has a segment encoding these proteins:
- the MGAT3 gene encoding beta-1,4-mannosyl-glycoprotein 4-beta-N-acetylglucosaminyltransferase isoform X2, whose product MKMRRYKLFLMFCMAGLCLISFLHFFKTLSYVTFPRELASLSPNLVSSFFWNNAPVTPQASPEPGSPDLLRTPLYSHSPLLQPLPPSKATEELHRMYFVLPEDTTEYFVRTKAGGVCFKPGTKMLEKPPLGRPEEKAEGGDGGSSARGPARHLLSARERAGGRGGARRKWVECVCLPGWHGPSCGVPTVVQHSNLPTKERLVPREVPRRVINAININHEFDLLDVRFHELGDVVDAFVVCESNFTAYGEPRPLKFREMLTNGTFEYIRHKVLYVFLDHFPLGGRQDGWIADDYLRTFLTQDGVSRLRNLRPDDVFIIDDADEIPARDGVLFLKLYDGWTEPFAFHMRKSLYGFFWKQPGTLEVVSGCTVDMLQTVYGLDGIRLRRRQYYTMPNFRQYENRTGHILVQWSLGSPLHFAGWHCSWCFTPEGIYFKLVSAQNGDFPRWGDYEDKRDLNYIRGLIRTGGWFDGTQQEYPPADPSEHMYAPKYLLKNYDQFRYLLDNPYQKPKSAEEAGQRNKGPEGRPSARGKLDTVEG is encoded by the coding sequence ATGAAGATGAGACGCTATAAGCTGTTCCTCATGTTCTGTATGGCCGGCCTGTGCCTCATCTCCTTCCTGCACTTCTTTAAGACCCTGTCCTATGTCACCTTCCCCCGAGAACTGGCCTCCCTCAGCCCGAACCTCGTGTCCAGCTTCTTCTGGAACAATGCCCCCGTCACGCCCCAGGCCAGCCCGGAGCCGGGTAGCCCGGACCTGCTGCGGACCCCACTCTATTCCCACTCGCCCCTGCTCCAGCCGCTGCCGCCAAGCAAGGCCACGGAGGAGCTCCACCGCATGTACTTCGTGCTGCCCGAGGACACCACCGAGTATTTCGTCCGCACCAAAGCCGGGGGCGTCTGCTTCAAACCAGGTACCAAGATGCTGGAGAAGCCCCCCCTGGGGCGGCCAGAGGAGAAGGCGGAGGGGGGCGACGGGGGCTCCTCGGCCCGGGGCCCGGCCCGGCACCTGCTGAGCGCCCGGGAGCGCGCGGGCGGCCGCGGGGGCGCGCGGCGCAAGTGGGTGGAGTGCGTGTGCCTGCCGGGCTGGCACGGGCCGAGCTGCGGCGTGCCCACCGTGGTGCAGCACTCCAACCTGCCCACCAAGGAGCGCCTGGTGCCCCGGGAGGTGCCGCGGCGCGTCATCAACGCCATCAACATCAACCACGAGTTCGACCTGCTGGACGTGCGCTTCCACGAGCTGGGCGACGTGGTGGACGCCTTCGTGGTGTGCGAGTCCAACTTCACGGCCTACGGGGAGCCGCGGCCGCTCAAGTTCCGGGAGATGCTGACCAACGGCACCTTCGAGTACATCCGGCACAAGGTGCTGTACGTCTTCCTGGACCACTTCCCGCTGGGCGGGCGGCAGGACGGCTGGATCGCCGACGACTACCTGCGCACCTTCCTGACGCAGGACGGCGTGTCCCGGCTGCGCAACCTGCGGCCCGACGACGTCTTCATCATCGACGACGCCGACGAGATCCCCGCGCGCGACGGCGTGCTCTTCCTCAAGCTCTACGACGGCTGGACCGAGCCCTTCGCCTTCCACATGCGCAAGTCGCTGTACGGCTTCTTCTGGAAGCAGCCGGGCACCCTGGAGGTGGTGTCGGGCTGCACGGTGGACATGCTGCAGACGGTGTACGGGCTGGACGGCATCCGCCTGCGCCGCCGCCAGTACTACACCATGCCCAACTTCCGGCAGTACGAGAACCGCACCGGCCACATCCTGGTGCAGTGGTCGCTCGGCAGCCCCCTGCACTTCGCCGGCTGGCACTGCTCCTGGTGCTTCACGCCCGAGGGCATCTACTTCAAGCTCGTGtccgcccagaacggcgacttcCCCCGCTGGGGAGACTATGAGGACAAGCGGGACCTCAACTACATCCGGGGTCTGATCCGCACCGGGGGCTGGTTTGACGGCACGCAGCAGGAGTACCCCCCCGCCGACCCCAGCGAGCACATGTACGCCCCTAAGTACCTGCTCAAGAACTACGACCAGTTCCGCTACCTGCTGGACAACCCCTACCAGAAGCCCAAGAGCGCGGAGGAGGCTGGGCAGCGCAACAAGGGTCCCGAGGGAAGGCCATCTGCTAGGGGCAAATTGGACACGGTCGAAGGCTAA